The proteins below are encoded in one region of Akkermansiaceae bacterium:
- the gyrB gene encoding DNA topoisomerase (ATP-hydrolyzing) subunit B: MSDTSQEPDNEPQNAASGDTESADTNVSDAQEYGASQIDKLEGLDAVRKRPGMYIGDPDVRGLHHCVFEVLDNSIDEHLAGYCKVIKIGLHIDGSASIEDDGRGIPVEMHPKFGIPAVELVLTSLHAGGKFGQGAYKYSGGLHGVGAKCVNALSDWFKAEVSREGKVHSITFERGKTTKPLEVIGEVDAKHTGTKITFFPDATIFTDTIEFEFARLSTRLRELAFLNPGLVIELEDERPESAKKQRFYYAKGIEEFVAQLGENKTLVHAEPVIIKGKRKIEVDYDGKIAKDDVFADVVFQYNDSYQDNILCFANSIPNADGGTHLTGFRGALTRSINQYAKANKILKDKDPALSGDDVREGIVCVLSVKMPNPRFSSQTKDKLVNAEIEGVVSSIVYEGLQEYFEQNPALAKTIIDKAVNAARAREAARKARETVRKSVLSGGGLPGKLADCSERDPAKSEIYIVEGDSAGGSAKSGRNRINQAILPLRGKVINVEKARLHRALQNKEIQAMITAIGAGIGEGDQEGAFDLSKVRYHKVVIMTDADIDGAHIRTLLLTFFCRHMPDLVKAGYLYIAQPPLYKVTRKKREEYIADDDALNKILITLGSEDVRLRKYGTDDEVDRDLLKSVLDTLAQLTRFTTTLEGHGGNFKDILSKQKDGHLPGFMVRIRVGNEEEIRYFDTEKEFLAFAHENRDLRLFDEELSEEEEAAYKEKYQGAQRRAVKRELHESAAISKVLKRLNEFGLQTEPFFSEDTPLYELIEGDGANAEALPVFNLFEILDRVLEIGRRGMRIQRFKGLGEMNAKELYATTMDPEKRQFLQVRLDEENAIEADKMFDVLMGDIVEPRKRFIEDNALNVQNLDV, from the coding sequence ATGTCCGATACCTCTCAAGAGCCCGATAACGAGCCACAAAACGCAGCTTCAGGCGATACCGAATCTGCTGATACCAACGTCTCTGATGCCCAGGAATACGGGGCGTCACAAATTGATAAACTCGAGGGGCTTGATGCCGTTCGCAAACGTCCCGGGATGTATATCGGGGACCCTGATGTGCGCGGTCTGCACCACTGCGTGTTCGAGGTGCTCGATAACTCGATTGATGAACACCTCGCCGGCTATTGTAAGGTCATTAAAATTGGCCTGCATATCGATGGCTCGGCCTCCATCGAGGATGATGGGCGTGGCATCCCCGTAGAGATGCACCCCAAATTCGGTATTCCAGCCGTGGAGCTTGTGCTGACCAGTCTGCATGCCGGTGGTAAATTCGGACAGGGTGCTTACAAATACTCCGGCGGCCTCCACGGTGTGGGTGCCAAGTGTGTCAATGCCTTGTCCGACTGGTTTAAAGCCGAGGTCAGCCGCGAGGGTAAGGTCCACTCCATCACCTTTGAGCGGGGGAAAACGACCAAGCCTCTCGAGGTCATCGGGGAGGTGGATGCCAAACACACGGGCACCAAGATCACCTTCTTCCCGGATGCCACCATTTTCACCGATACCATTGAGTTTGAATTTGCCCGTCTTTCCACACGCCTTCGCGAACTCGCATTCCTGAACCCGGGGCTCGTCATCGAGCTTGAGGATGAACGGCCGGAGAGTGCTAAAAAACAACGCTTCTACTACGCCAAGGGGATTGAGGAATTTGTTGCCCAGCTCGGGGAAAACAAGACATTGGTCCACGCCGAGCCCGTCATTATCAAAGGCAAGCGCAAGATCGAGGTCGACTACGATGGGAAAATTGCGAAAGACGACGTTTTTGCCGATGTTGTCTTCCAATACAATGACAGCTATCAGGACAACATCCTCTGTTTTGCCAACTCCATACCAAACGCCGACGGCGGAACCCACCTAACCGGCTTCCGTGGTGCTCTAACAAGGTCGATCAACCAGTATGCCAAGGCAAATAAAATCCTTAAAGACAAAGACCCCGCCCTGTCGGGTGATGACGTCCGCGAAGGCATTGTCTGTGTGCTGAGTGTGAAGATGCCGAACCCGCGTTTCAGCTCACAAACCAAGGATAAACTTGTTAACGCCGAGATCGAAGGCGTGGTCAGTTCCATCGTTTATGAGGGGCTGCAAGAATACTTTGAGCAAAACCCGGCACTCGCCAAAACCATCATCGACAAAGCGGTCAATGCCGCCCGCGCCCGTGAAGCAGCACGCAAGGCTCGCGAGACGGTTCGTAAGTCGGTGCTTTCCGGAGGCGGGTTACCCGGAAAACTCGCCGACTGCTCAGAGCGCGACCCCGCGAAGTCTGAAATTTATATTGTGGAGGGCGACTCCGCAGGGGGGTCGGCCAAGTCGGGCCGAAACCGTATCAACCAGGCAATCCTGCCTCTTCGGGGTAAAGTCATTAACGTCGAAAAAGCCAGGCTCCACAGGGCCCTTCAGAACAAGGAGATCCAAGCCATGATCACAGCCATCGGGGCAGGGATTGGTGAGGGGGACCAGGAAGGAGCCTTTGATCTATCAAAAGTCCGCTACCACAAGGTTGTGATCATGACCGATGCCGATATTGACGGTGCCCATATCCGGACCCTGCTGCTCACGTTTTTCTGTCGCCATATGCCGGACCTGGTAAAGGCTGGCTACCTCTATATCGCCCAGCCGCCGCTTTATAAAGTGACACGGAAAAAACGTGAGGAGTATATAGCTGACGATGACGCCCTGAACAAGATCCTCATCACCCTTGGCTCCGAAGATGTCCGCCTACGGAAGTATGGCACGGATGATGAAGTGGACCGTGATCTTCTCAAGAGTGTGCTCGATACGCTCGCTCAGCTCACCCGCTTTACCACCACGCTTGAAGGCCACGGAGGGAATTTCAAAGACATTCTCTCCAAACAAAAGGACGGCCATCTGCCGGGGTTCATGGTGCGTATTCGCGTAGGCAACGAGGAGGAGATCAGATACTTTGATACCGAGAAGGAGTTCCTGGCCTTTGCCCACGAAAACCGGGATCTTCGCCTCTTTGACGAGGAACTCAGCGAGGAAGAGGAAGCCGCCTATAAGGAGAAATACCAAGGGGCGCAACGCCGTGCCGTCAAACGGGAACTGCATGAGTCCGCTGCGATTTCCAAAGTACTCAAACGCCTCAATGAGTTCGGTCTGCAAACCGAGCCGTTTTTCTCAGAGGATACCCCCTTGTATGAGTTGATCGAAGGCGACGGAGCGAACGCGGAAGCGCTTCCCGTGTTTAACCTGTTTGAGATTCTCGACCGGGTTCTCGAAATCGGCCGGCGTGGTATGCGTATCCAGCGCTTCAAGGGGCTTGGGGAAATGAATGCCAAAGAGCTGTATGCCACCACGATGGACCCGGAGAAACGCCAGTTTCTCCAGGTCCGACTGGACGAGGAAAACGCCATCGAAGCCGACAAGATGTTCGATGTCCTCATGGGCGACA